From one Lycium barbarum isolate Lr01 chromosome 6, ASM1917538v2, whole genome shotgun sequence genomic stretch:
- the LOC132599572 gene encoding enoyl-[acyl-carrier-protein] reductase, mitochondrial-like yields the protein MLSQQSHFPAAMSPPSMAAVYYKYGPVDTVIRLTEIPPVEISENDVCVKMLAAPINPADINRIEGVYPNQPPLPAVGGGEGVGEIHSVGSAVKVFSPGDLVIRSPYVPGAWQTYMVEEQSLWHKIDKSTPIEYAATVSVNPVSALRMLNEFVTLKPGDSIVQNGATSIVGQCFIQLARFRGIHSINIIRDSPKSDEVKEKLIKLGADKVFTESELDVKRVKILLGDTPEPILGLNCVGGNAATLLVKFLKQGGTMVTYGGMSRDPVVVSTSNFIFKDITLKGFWLQEWKLSKTKYRDWIDYLLGLARAGKLKYEMELVSFNDFHKALEKAMGKHGSQRKQVLIF from the exons ATGTTGTCACAACAATCACATTTTCCGGCAGCCATGTCTCCGCCATCTATGGCTGCCGTTTACTATAAATACGGTCCTGTCGACACCGTCATCAG GTTGACTGAGATTCCACCTGTGGAGATTAGTGAGAATGATGTGTGCGTTAAAATGCTAGCGGCTCCAATCAACCCTGCAGATATCAATAGAATTGAAG GTGTATATCCAAACCAGCCACCACTACCAGCAGTGGGTGGAGGGGAGGGAGTGGGGGAGATACATTCTGTTGGGTCTGCTGTTAAGGTTTTTTCTCCTGGTGATTTGGTTATACGTTCTCCATATGTTCCTG GTGCATGGCAAACCTACATGGTGGAAGAACAAAGTTTGTGGCACAAAATAGATAAAAGCACCCCAATTGAATATGCTGCCACTGTTTCTGTTAATCCAGTCAGCGCCTTGAGAATGCTCAATGAATTTGTCACTCTAAAACCAG GAGACTCGATTGTGCAAAATGGAGCTACAAGCATAGTGGGGCAATGTTTTATTCAGCTAGCTCGATTTCGTGGAATTCATAGCATCAATATCATAAGAGACAGTCCAAAATCTGATgaagtaaaagaaaaattaattaaacttgGTGCTGATAAAGTGTTTACTGAGAGTGAGTTGGATGTCAAACGTGTCAAAATTCTCCTG GGAGATACACCTGAACCTATTCTGGGCTTGAACTGTGTTGGTGGAAATGCTGCTACTTTGCTCGTCAAATTCTTGAA GCAAGGTGGTACTATGGTTACTTATGGAGGGATGTCGAGAGATCCTGTTGTTGTATCTACTTCAAATTTCATATTCAAG GATATTACATTGAAAGGATTCTGGCTGCAAGAGTGGAAATTATCCAAAACGAAATATAGGGATTGGATCGATTATCTGTTGGGCCTAGCTCGTGCTGGAAAATTGAAATATGA GATGGAGCTAGTATCATTTAATGATTTTCATAAAGCTCTTGAGAAGGCAATGGGGAAGCATGGAAGTCAAAGGAAACAAGTTCTCATATTCTAA